The stretch of DNA TGCACACTTCTTGAAGATTACTGTGTGGTTTAAGGCATTCAAGaacatcttcttcttttttgggGTCCTTGTTAGGTTGGTTTCCATCCCAATGTAACAGTAATCGATTTAAGTGGTGCATGTAGACTAACTTGGTTTTTTCCACTTCTGCTGTTGCTTCAACCTTTTCAAGATTATGAATCTCCAGTGACCCTTGGAGCTGTAACAATTGCCTTAATTGATTCAGTTCAAACCCATGTTTTTCTCTTTTGACCTCAAACCTCCTTAGCTCTTGTATAGATTTTAGTTTCCCAACCTCAGAAATTTCAGAATGACAAGAATCATATGGCACAAGAAAATGACGAATTTTCACTAGGTTACTCAATTCTCTTGTAGAACTAAAATTATTGCATTGTTTTACATCTAGGACCAACAAGTTATAAAATCTAGATATACTGCCAACTAGACTTGTTTCATTTAATACATAACCCTTGATCCTTAAGTAACGAAGATGGACAAGTTGTGAAAAACTAGGCAACAAAAGCTCCACATCATAAGATGCTCCAGATAAGAAAATGACATGAAGGGCTTTTGCTTCCCGAAACATATCACTAAGTATTTGACAAAAGCTTCCATGGTGATCTCCAAATAACATCAAAGTATGTAGGTTTCCAGCTTTCAATTTTTTACCAAGTGTATCAAGGTCGCTCTTACGATTTTCAAATGTTGTTCTGTCTTGGACATCTGCATCATTTATGATGATGGACATGTGATGTATTGATGTGGGAATTTGTATTGACCAGACATCAGACCCTTTTATGCTAAGACATTCATGTGCTGCAACATATCTTGCCAAGTCATGGAGTAGGTCATGGATCACATAATTTGTGTGGCcatcctcttttttttcttcttggaAGAAACCGTGACTAACCAAGTCACATAAATAACATAGTCCAGTGTCTTCGATTCTCTTGTTTTGATCATTGGGGCCCAACAACCCTAGTCCAATCCACAAGTGGATTAACTCTTCCCTTCCAAATTCATAATCTTCAGGGAACAAGGCACagtgagaaaaacactgttgtaGATGGAAAGGAAGATAGTTATAGCTGAGCTTTAATGCTGGCATAATGTCATCCTCATTGGCCTGATATTCCCATTCTTTACTCTCAAATACTCTTCTCCAATGGTCCACGGTAAGTTCAGATTTTAGCAATCTACCAACAGTTTTTACTGCAAGAGGAAAACCTTTCAATTTCTTCACTATTTCCCACCCAACGGCATGCAAATTAGTATGCTCTTCCCATGGTTGTTTTTCATCAAAAACACATGCTTTGAAGAAATGCATGCATTCTTCGTCATTTAAGCGTTCCAATCTTATTGGACAGCCTATTGTTGTAACCAATTGTGCCACCTTTGGGATTCTTGTTGTGACTATTACCATATTACCTTTTGTTTGTACTTTCTTAAATGGGGCTAGTATTTTTTTCCAATCATCTTCATGATATGTCCACATGTCATCCAAGACAAGAAAAAACTGTTTGGACTGTAATCTTTTTTCAATTAACTCTTCAACACTCTCATTCCCATTTTCATTGTCAAGTTTaggaatttgtttcacaatttcttGTGCCAACCTATTTGCATtgaaattttgagagacacataCCCATAACATGACTTGGAAGTGGCACTTTACTTCTTGATAAATGTGTTGTGTGAGTGTTGTCTTTCCAAGACCCCCTGGACCAACTATTGAAAGCACAGTGAGATCACTGCCCCGATATTTAGAGGTTATTCCATCTATGATATCCTTTTTCACTTTATCCCTCCCATATAACTTTGGCTCTATGATTTGTGGGGTCGTTGTTCTGGTTGTTTGGTTCAATGTAGCACCTTGAAGGCCTATGGTGCCTTTGGAGGCTATGGTTCCCAACAGCTCTAGATCAAGAATAGTGGAGACCTTTGCACATAACGGCTTGAGATCATCTACAAGTTGCGCCAGCCGATTGGACATAGCCATCCTATTGAACTTGGGCTTTGGTTTTCTATGATGCTGGCACAAAAAAGGAGCACAGGAGCATGATGGGAGCTTCAGCTTACTGACGACGGCCCCAGCCGTGTGGCGAACATTGAGGACGAGGCCCTGGACAAGACCCTGAGCATCAGCATCATCAATGGCCTCATAGGTCCCTTGGAGCTCGTCCTGGACACGGAAGTACTCCAGCTCATCCAGCGCATCATCCGCGTCATACGCTTTCTGGCGGAGCTCCAGGAGCAGGTGCCCCAGTGCGGGGTTATGGACGCCCCTGCCACGGGCATTGTTCAGCATCCCCTGCGCGTACAAGAGCTCCAGCTTGAGGGCACGGATGTTCGGGCCTAGCTCCGAACAGGCCGCCCACGACTCCAAGAGG from Sorghum bicolor cultivar BTx623 chromosome 8, Sorghum_bicolor_NCBIv3, whole genome shotgun sequence encodes:
- the LOC8086101 gene encoding putative disease resistance protein RGA4: MEIAIGAARWAVGKALGPVSDGLLESWAACSELGPNIRALKLELLYAQGMLNNARGRGVHNPALGHLLLELRQKAYDADDALDELEYFRVQDELQGTYEAIDDADAQGLVQGLVLNVRHTAGAVVSKLKLPSCSCAPFLCQHHRKPKPKFNRMAMSNRLAQLVDDLKPLCAKVSTILDLELLGTIASKGTIGLQGATLNQTTRTTTPQIIEPKLYGRDKVKKDIIDGITSKYRGSDLTVLSIVGPGGLGKTTLTQHIYQEVKCHFQVMLWVCVSQNFNANRLAQEIVKQIPKLDNENGNESVEELIEKRLQSKQFFLVLDDMWTYHEDDWKKILAPFKKVQTKGNMVIVTTRIPKVAQLVTTIGCPIRLERLNDEECMHFFKACVFDEKQPWEEHTNLHAVGWEIVKKLKGFPLAVKTVGRLLKSELTVDHWRRVFESKEWEYQANEDDIMPALKLSYNYLPFHLQQCFSHCALFPEDYEFGREELIHLWIGLGLLGPNDQNKRIEDTGLCYLCDLVSHGFFQEEKKEDGHTNYVIHDLLHDLARYVAAHECLSIKGSDVWSIQIPTSIHHMSIIINDADVQDRTTFENRKSDLDTLGKKLKAGNLHTLMLFGDHHGSFCQILSDMFREAKALHVIFLSGASYDVELLLPSFSQLVHLRYLRIKGYVLNETSLVGSISRFYNLLVLDVKQCNNFSSTRELSNLVKIRHFLVPYDSCHSEISEVGKLKSIQELRRFEVKREKHGFELNQLRQLLQLQGSLEIHNLEKVEATAEVEKTKLVYMHHLNRLLLHWDGNQPNKDPKKEEDVLECLKPHSNLQEVCIRGHGGYTYPTWLCTDHSVKNLECLCLEGVAWKSLPPLLGEFLMVGEDQPSIAGQIFQNLKRLELVNIATLKRWSADDPFSTLEVLTIKDCVELTELPSPHMFPILQQIYISRCEKLVSVPPIPWSSSLSKARLCEVGTSTQEIDYMKNEQKVHVVFKKDALDCELWNVLAFTNLSEIKEFRIFGCSQVPLHHLQLLNSLKTLQISDFSSVLWPTEGENDSPFEFPVEQLQISDCGATLKELVQLISYFTNLSMLQLRRCDNKQAGGAEEIEAAVGGQLPMPLQLKELLQNQSSLRSLFIDDCPMLLSSSLLPSFYCPFPTSLQSLVLEGVKDGMLTLAPLTNLTELDLYDCGGLRSEDLWHLLAQGRLKELVIYGAHNLLDVPEPSRMCEQVLPQHSSRLPALETDEEAGGAVAVPIGGHFSSSLSELWLGKNDDLDHFTMEQSEALLMLTSLQVLHIGWYSRLQSLPEGLSGLPNLKRLEIRFCDCFRSLPKGGLPSSLVVLQISNCKAIQSLPKGTLPCSLVELQIWSCDAIRSLPKGTLPSSLTELHIIRCRAFRSLPKGSLPSSLKILQIRFCPAIRSLHEGSLPNSLQMLDVSYSNEKLQKQCRKLQGTIPIVKFRRC